One window of Camelina sativa cultivar DH55 chromosome 4, Cs, whole genome shotgun sequence genomic DNA carries:
- the LOC104784458 gene encoding protein disulfide-isomerase like 2-1-like has translation MAKSQIWFGIAVVAALVLVSAVAEDDVVVLTDDSFDKEAGIVESLDALVKELVAASEDEKKSVLSRIEEEASNLKGSTASKGQLTSKAGIVESLDALVKELVAASEDEKKSVLSRIEEEANNLKGSTARFGKLYAKLAKNYIEKGSDYASKETERLGRVLGKSISPVKADELTLKRNILTTFVASS, from the exons atggcgaaatCTCAGATCTGGTTTGGAATTGCCGTAGTGGCGGCGTTGGTTCTAGTTTCAGCCGTGGCAGAAGATGATGTGGTTGTTTTGACGGACGATAGCTTCGACAAGGAA GCTGGTATAGTTGAAAGCTTAGATGCATTGGTAAAAGAGTTAGTCGCAGCAAGTGAAGATGAGAAGAAGTCGGTGTTGTCCCGCATCGAAGAGGAAGCAAGTAACCTTAAGGGATCCACAGCAAG TAAAGGGCAGCTTACTTCAAAG GCTGGTATAGTTGAAAGCTTAGATGCGTTGGTAAAAGAGTTAGTTGCAGCAAGTGAAGATGAGAAGAAGTCGGTGTTGTCCCGCATCGAAGAGGAAGCAAATAACCTTAAGGGATCCACAGCAAG GTTCGGAAAGCTTTACGCGAAACTCGCAAAGAACTACATAGAAAAAGGTTCGGACTATGCTAGCAAAGAAACCGAGCGGCTTGGACGCGTCCTTGGCAAGTCGATAAGTCCGGTGAAAGCTGATGAACTCACTCTCAAGAGAAATATCCTTACCACGTTCGTTGCTTCTTCTTAA
- the LOC104783337 gene encoding nicotinamide adenine dinucleotide transporter 1, chloroplastic (The sequence of the model RefSeq protein was modified relative to this genomic sequence to represent the inferred CDS: added 9 bases not found in genome assembly): MSANSHPPNSKSVLCNAAAGAAAGVFAATFVCPLDVIKTRFQVHGLPKLGDANIKGSLIVGSLEQISKKEGMRGLYRGLSPTVMALLSNWAIYFTMYDQLKSFLCSKDVDRKLSVGANVLAASGAGAATTIATNPLWVVKTRLQTQGMRAGVVPYKSTLSALRRIAYEEGIRGLYSGLVPALAGISHVAIQFPTYEMIKVYLAKKGDKSVDNLNARDVAVASSIAKIFASTLTYPHEVVRARLQEQGHHSEKRYSGVRDCIKKVFEKDGFPGFYRGCATNLLRTTPAAVITFTSFEMVHRFLVTHIPSEQSSIL; this comes from the exons ATGTCCGCTAATTCTCATCCTCCTAATTCCAAAAGCGTCCTCTGTAATGCAGCCGCCGGTGCCGCCGctg ggGTTTTTGCGGCTACGTTTGTTTGTCCTCTTGATGTTATAAAAACGAGGTTTCAGGTTCATGGCCTGCCCAAGCTCGGTGATGCAAACATCAAAG GTAGTCTAATTGTTGGCAGTCTTGAGCAGATCTCTAAGAAAGAAGGCATGCGTGGCTTATACCGGGGACTTTCCCCAACTGTGATGGCTCTTCTCTCCAATTGGGCc ATTTATTTCACAATGTATGACCAGCTCAAGAGCTTTCTTTGCTCAAAAG ATGTGGATCGCAAACTCAGCGTTGGTGCTAACGTATTGGCTGCTTCTGGTGCTGGAGCTGCTACTACCATTGCCACAAATCCTCTTTGGGTTGTCAAGACTAGACTTCAG ACACAAGGAATGAGAGCGGGAGTCGTGCCATACAAAAGTACGCTTTCTGCTCTAAGGAGGATAGCTTACGAAGAGGGGATTCGAGGATTGTACAG TGGTCTTGTGCCTGCACTAGCTGGTATCAGTCATGTTGCCATTCAGTTTCCTACATACGAGATGATCAAAGTCTACTTGGCCAAGAAAG GTGATAAATCAGTTGATAATCTCAATGCTCGTGATGTAGCAGTTGCCTCTTCGATTGCCAAAATATTTGCTTCCACATTAACCTAC GTTGTAAGAGCTAGGCTTCAAGAGCAAGGGCACCACAGTGAGAAACGTTACTCAGGTGTAAGAGACTGCATCAAGAAAGTGTTTGAGAAAGATGGGTTCCCCGGTTTTTACAGAGGCTGTGCCACTAACCTCCTGAGAACAACTCCTGCAGCAGTAATCACTTTCACTAGCTTCGAAATGGTGCATCGTTTCCTTGTCACCCATATACCTTCGGAGCAAAGCTCTATTCTTTAA
- the LOC104783336 gene encoding uncharacterized protein LOC104783336: protein MEIRYWRRRLRGYQRLDGSVKKATSGRRYVKRVKMDPTRKIRFWRIKIVPKLRILKRASPKKLLTWLRDAYVNMMLRLANSRVVGSSYGYGEYCYGPGLASKEYDEKKLVEIYKSILIAQGNLVHPEVSKHSSNSILLSSHKSLCN from the coding sequence ATGGAGATAAGGTATTGGCGAAGGAGGTTGAGAGGATACCAAAGGCTAGATGGGTCGGTCAAGAAGGCCACATCGGGTCGGAGATATGTGAAGCGGGTCAAAATGGATCCGACCCGGAAGATACGGTTTTGGAGGATCAAGATAGTGCCGAAGCTAAGGATCTTGAAAAGGGCGTCGCCTAAGAAGCTTCTAACCTGGCTTCGAGATGCTTACGTCAACATGATGCTGCGCCTCGCCAACTCTCGGGTCGTCGGGTCATCTTACGGGTACGGCGAATATTGCTACGGGCCGGGTTTGGCGTCCAAGGAGTATGACGAGAAGAAGCTGGTTGAGATTTACAAATCTATATTGATTGCGCAAGGGAATCTCGTGCACCCCGAGGTATCTAAACACTCTTCCAATTCTATCCTACTCTCATCTCATAAATCCTTATGTAACTAA